The Bacteroidota bacterium genome window below encodes:
- a CDS encoding NUDIX hydrolase, translating to MHRNNLLQKLRTYHPADTHEMSMHQRIIEFVETQPECFERTLLIGHITASALIVNRQRTHTLMTHHHKLEKWLQLGGHSDGDPDPLNVALREAEEESGIKGIIPVSKDIFDVDVHPIPARKNEPEHFHYDIRFLFEANDSHELTITAESKDLAWIPLYTIENYTTEESILRMVRKLQASK from the coding sequence ATGCATCGAAATAATCTTCTTCAAAAACTCCGAACATATCATCCTGCAGACACTCATGAAATGTCGATGCATCAACGTATCATTGAATTTGTAGAAACCCAGCCCGAATGTTTTGAACGGACATTGTTGATTGGACATATCACTGCATCAGCATTGATCGTCAACAGACAACGGACCCACACGTTAATGACCCATCATCACAAATTGGAAAAATGGCTGCAGCTCGGCGGCCATTCGGACGGAGATCCGGATCCGTTGAATGTTGCACTGCGTGAAGCAGAAGAAGAATCCGGGATAAAAGGTATCATTCCGGTATCAAAAGATATTTTTGATGTGGATGTACACCCTATCCCCGCCCGTAAAAATGAACCTGAACATTTTCATTATGATATTCGATTTCTCTTTGAAGCAAACGATTCACACGAATTAACAATAACAGCCGAATCAAAAGATCTTGCCTGGATTCCACTATACACAATAGAAAATTACACAACCGAAGAATCTATTTTGCGAATGGTGCGTAAACTTCAAGCATCAAAATGA
- a CDS encoding ATP-binding protein — protein MNNSTKIFLILFCIVLLPAIFYSVYEISSLDDTEEMVSQMYQRQLDAVLFSVNQYTLDVASGWATQIENGLTKNRFDQLLQSNPSIESIIISDTQFVSWSSFPVRRPEYFNRFHLFTEKIDRLLRYRSASYRKLEPVIDSDSTFMILFASSTSSQIIGIMINNERFINDIIGKKLSDIAENDFIFTVNRVSTAKRVFSTIPLVDESFSHQRPLWIFPDHVVKIRLRGITIQEAASERFYRNLILIILLDVILLAGAFFVYRLIKREMELVAMKSDFVSNVSHELRTPLSLIRMFAETLEMKRVKTEKKKREYYGIILHETERLTRLINNILNFSRMESKTRKYNLRPTDINEVISSVLMIYSYQLEKLDFTVETSLSKNLPRVAVDEEAFAEALHNLIDNAIKYSGENEYLRIATSRMNKSVIVEIEDHGIGIAPEHHSKIFEKFYRVTQGLVHTAKGSGLGLAIVQHIIQSHNGAISINSQVGKGSRFTITLPFT, from the coding sequence ATGAATAACAGCACAAAAATATTTCTGATTCTTTTCTGCATTGTTCTTCTGCCGGCAATCTTTTATTCCGTGTATGAAATCTCATCTCTGGATGATACTGAAGAGATGGTGTCACAAATGTATCAGCGCCAATTGGATGCCGTTCTCTTTTCCGTCAATCAATATACGCTGGACGTTGCCTCCGGCTGGGCAACGCAGATAGAGAATGGGTTGACGAAAAATCGCTTCGATCAACTTCTTCAATCTAATCCATCGATTGAATCGATTATTATTTCTGACACACAATTTGTTTCCTGGTCATCATTCCCCGTTCGGCGGCCAGAATATTTCAACCGATTTCATTTATTCACAGAAAAAATTGATCGGTTACTCCGTTATCGTTCTGCATCGTACCGTAAACTTGAACCGGTGATCGATTCAGATTCAACCTTCATGATTCTCTTTGCATCCTCAACATCATCGCAGATTATCGGAATCATGATTAATAACGAACGGTTCATTAATGACATTATCGGAAAAAAATTGAGCGATATTGCCGAAAATGATTTTATCTTCACAGTGAACAGAGTATCAACTGCAAAGAGAGTGTTTTCCACAATACCATTGGTTGATGAATCATTCTCTCATCAACGACCGTTGTGGATATTTCCGGATCATGTTGTGAAGATTCGCTTGCGCGGCATTACCATCCAGGAAGCTGCAAGCGAACGGTTTTACAGAAATTTGATTTTGATTATTTTGCTCGATGTAATTTTACTCGCCGGCGCTTTCTTTGTCTATCGTCTTATTAAGCGTGAGATGGAACTTGTTGCCATGAAATCCGATTTCGTTTCCAATGTCTCCCACGAATTGCGGACTCCTCTTTCCCTCATTCGAATGTTTGCCGAAACATTAGAGATGAAGCGCGTTAAGACCGAAAAAAAGAAACGGGAATATTACGGCATTATTTTACATGAAACCGAGCGACTTACCCGTTTAATCAACAACATCTTGAATTTTTCACGGATGGAATCGAAAACTAGGAAATATAATCTTAGACCCACTGATATTAATGAAGTCATTTCATCCGTTCTGATGATTTATTCTTACCAGTTGGAGAAATTGGATTTTACGGTTGAAACATCTCTTTCAAAAAATCTTCCTCGTGTTGCGGTTGATGAAGAAGCTTTTGCCGAAGCTCTGCACAATCTTATTGATAACGCGATAAAATACAGCGGAGAAAATGAATATCTTCGCATTGCTACTTCTCGAATGAATAAGTCTGTCATTGTTGAGATAGAAGATCATGGAATTGGCATTGCCCCGGAACATCACTCCAAAATCTTCGAAAAATTTTACCGGGTAACTCAAGGCCTAGTCCATACCGCCAAAGGTAGCGGACTTGGACTAGCAATTGTTCAACATATTATTCAATCGCACAATGGAGCAATTTCCATCAACAGCCAGGTCGGAAAAGGGAGCCGGTTTACGATAACTTTACCTTTCACATAA
- a CDS encoding response regulator transcription factor gives MARILVIEDEPEMQRGLRDNLEFEGYNVTVVGDGKKGLETIRDKKFDLILLDVMLPGMSGFDICKKARTDGITTPIIMLTAKGEEVDKVLGLEFGADDYITKPFSLRELLARVKAVLRRTPSEKISKALKVTLGLLEIDFETYTAVKKGKSVAMTSKDFEILRYLWQHQQQVITRDDLLKHVWGYDESISSRTVDNFIVKLRKNIEKDPSRPKHIITMHGTGYKLIP, from the coding sequence ATGGCACGCATACTTGTTATTGAAGACGAACCCGAAATGCAGCGCGGTCTCCGCGATAATCTAGAGTTTGAAGGATACAATGTTACCGTCGTCGGCGATGGAAAAAAAGGATTAGAGACGATTCGTGATAAAAAATTCGATCTTATCCTGCTGGATGTGATGCTTCCCGGAATGTCCGGATTCGATATCTGCAAAAAAGCACGGACCGATGGAATAACAACTCCCATCATTATGCTTACCGCAAAAGGTGAAGAAGTTGACAAAGTGCTCGGACTTGAATTCGGCGCCGACGACTACATTACCAAACCATTCAGTTTGCGCGAACTGCTTGCACGCGTCAAAGCTGTTTTACGAAGAACTCCCTCAGAAAAAATTTCAAAAGCATTGAAAGTAACTCTTGGACTTTTGGAAATTGATTTTGAAACCTACACAGCGGTTAAAAAAGGGAAATCAGTCGCAATGACATCCAAAGATTTCGAGATCCTCCGCTATCTGTGGCAGCATCAGCAGCAGGTGATCACCCGTGACGATCTGTTGAAGCATGTCTGGGGATACGATGAATCGATCTCTTCCCGCACTGTCGATAATTTCATCGTTAAACTTAGAAAAAATATCGAAAAAGATCCTTCTCGCCCTAAGCACATTATAACCATGCATGGGACCGGGTATAAATTAATACCTTAA
- the serB gene encoding phosphoserine phosphatase SerB: MNELILASISGIDKPGLTSKITNLLSRYDIRILDIGQAVIHNQLSLGLLLDVPSKSASYEMIKEVFLKAQHLGLTIRFTPITEEEYGTWVNEQAKSRYIVTLLGRTITAQHIAKVSGVIEHHRLNIDIIERLSGRASLNQKSEEQRACVEFLVSGELEDSLGLRAAFMNITHEFDIDIAFQADSMYRRNRRLVVFDMDSTLIQIEVIDELAKAHGVGEAVVNITESAMRGELDFTQSFTKRLSLLQGLTEAKVKTIGDALPLTDGAERLISTLKKLGYKTAIVSGGFTYFGNILKQQLGIDYVFANELEMINGSVTGNVKGTIVDGKRKAEIIKEITVKEQISLEQVIAVGDGANDLPMLNLAGLGIAFNAKPIVRQTAKQAISTLGLDGILYLIGVRDRDID; this comes from the coding sequence ATGAACGAACTTATTCTCGCCAGTATCTCCGGAATCGATAAACCTGGACTGACAAGTAAAATTACCAATCTTCTTTCCCGTTATGATATTCGAATTCTTGATATCGGACAGGCGGTTATTCATAATCAACTTTCGCTTGGATTACTGCTCGACGTACCGTCAAAATCCGCATCCTATGAAATGATCAAAGAGGTGTTTTTAAAAGCACAGCATCTTGGTCTTACGATCCGCTTTACGCCGATTACCGAAGAGGAATACGGCACCTGGGTGAATGAACAGGCAAAAAGCCGATATATCGTTACGCTTCTCGGCCGGACAATCACGGCCCAGCATATTGCAAAAGTTTCCGGCGTGATTGAACATCACCGTTTGAATATCGACATCATCGAACGGCTCTCAGGCCGCGCATCATTAAATCAAAAAAGTGAAGAACAGCGAGCATGCGTGGAATTTCTTGTCAGCGGCGAATTGGAAGATTCGCTTGGACTGAGGGCTGCATTTATGAATATCACTCATGAATTTGATATCGACATCGCGTTTCAGGCCGATTCGATGTACCGAAGGAATAGACGACTGGTGGTGTTCGACATGGATTCCACGCTCATTCAAATTGAAGTGATCGATGAACTTGCAAAAGCGCACGGCGTCGGCGAAGCTGTCGTCAACATCACCGAATCCGCAATGCGAGGCGAATTAGATTTCACTCAAAGTTTCACGAAACGATTATCGTTGTTGCAAGGATTGACGGAAGCAAAAGTAAAAACAATTGGCGACGCTCTCCCGTTAACCGACGGCGCTGAACGGTTAATTTCCACACTAAAAAAATTAGGATATAAAACAGCAATCGTTTCGGGCGGATTTACCTATTTCGGAAATATTCTTAAACAACAACTCGGCATCGATTATGTCTTCGCGAATGAATTGGAGATGATCAACGGCTCAGTAACAGGAAACGTAAAAGGAACAATCGTCGACGGAAAGCGGAAAGCGGAAATCATCAAAGAGATTACTGTGAAAGAACAGATATCGCTCGAACAAGTTATTGCTGTTGGCGACGGCGCAAACGATCTTCCCATGCTCAATCTGGCCGGCCTTGGAATTGCATTTAACGCTAAACCGATCGTACGGCAAACTGCAAAACAAGCAATTTCTACTCTGGGATTGGACGGGATTTTGTACCTGATTGGAGTACGGGATAGAGATATAGATTAA
- a CDS encoding D-2-hydroxyacid dehydrogenase: protein MNIVVLDGFTLNPGDLQWNDLLSLGNCTIYDRTSIDDIVSHAKNAEIILTNKVSLSRNILAQLPKLQYIGVLATGYNIVDIAAAKEKNIVVTNVPAYSTPSVAQTVFALLLELTHHTGHHSNEVRKGRWSQSPDFSFWDFPLVELQGKTFGVIGFGNIGQAVARIASAFGMTVIISSRSAPTSQVSKAREIFPNYVFTDMETLLKSSDVVSLHCSLHEQTHLLMNANRLRLMKSSAYLINTGRGLLVDEQALADALNTDRLAGAALDVLSIEPPTKENPLLTAKNCIITPHIAWASISARQRLMNTAVDNIRQYLNGSPINTVS, encoded by the coding sequence ATGAATATTGTTGTCCTCGATGGTTTTACTCTCAATCCGGGTGATTTACAATGGAACGATCTTCTATCACTCGGAAACTGCACAATCTATGATCGAACCTCGATTGACGATATAGTTTCCCACGCAAAAAATGCAGAGATCATTCTTACAAACAAAGTTTCCCTTTCCCGCAACATTCTTGCACAGCTTCCAAAACTTCAATACATCGGTGTTCTGGCAACTGGATACAATATTGTTGATATCGCAGCAGCAAAAGAAAAAAATATCGTCGTCACGAATGTTCCAGCATATAGCACGCCATCCGTTGCTCAAACAGTTTTTGCACTGCTGTTGGAACTTACGCATCACACAGGTCATCATTCGAATGAAGTGCGCAAGGGACGCTGGAGTCAATCCCCCGATTTTTCATTTTGGGATTTTCCGCTGGTTGAACTTCAGGGAAAAACATTCGGCGTTATTGGTTTTGGAAATATCGGTCAAGCAGTAGCGCGGATTGCTTCTGCCTTCGGTATGACTGTCATTATTTCTTCACGATCTGCTCCAACTTCCCAAGTCTCAAAGGCTCGGGAGATTTTTCCGAATTACGTATTTACCGACATGGAAACTCTTCTGAAATCTTCCGATGTTGTTTCACTTCACTGTTCATTACATGAACAGACGCACTTATTGATGAATGCGAACCGTCTTCGTTTAATGAAATCTTCTGCATATCTCATCAATACTGGGCGCGGCTTACTTGTTGATGAGCAAGCTCTTGCTGATGCACTTAATACTGATCGACTTGCCGGTGCAGCACTTGATGTCTTGTCGATCGAACCGCCGACAAAAGAAAATCCATTGCTCACAGCAAAAAATTGCATTATCACACCGCATATCGCATGGGCTTCCATATCGGCTCGGCAACGGTTAATGAATACGGCTGTCGATAATATCCGGCAGTATCTCAACGGCTCGCCAATCAATACTGTTTCATAA